Proteins from a genomic interval of uncultured Desulfuromusa sp.:
- a CDS encoding proline--tRNA ligase — MRYSQYLLPTLKETPADAEVISHQLMLRAGMIRKAAAGIYSYLPFGLRSLRKMEQIIREEMNRAGAIECLMPMANPAELWQESGRWEKYGKELLRFKDRKSADFCMGPTHEEVITDIIRNTVNSYKQLPLNLYQIQTKFRDEIRPRFGLMRGREFIMKDAYSFDLEDAGADTSYKKMYQAYRNIFNRCGLKYRSVEADSGAIGGNFSHEFMVLAESGEDGIVSCDSCQYAANVEKAELIYAGLETPLATQELRKVDTPGQKTIEQVADFLKSSPQQLVKTLIVQTSDDEVLAVLLRGDRELNTIKLANFLDVDWVLLAEEDVVKQVTGAPIGFAGPIGLTIRIIADAEVKGIGDFVVGGNAVDVHFVGVNLDRDFEVNEFVDIRQAVAGDPCPRCNGGKFESWRGIEVGHIFKLGTKYSEAMNATVLDAQGKAQPLVMGCYGIGAGRTVAAAIEQNHDENGMMLPMPLAPFQVMVTLLNPKDDDVRGAAEALYQQLLDLDVEVLLDDRDERPGIKFKDADLLGIPLRVTVGARNLKEGNVELKVRSSGAMSMVSLDDIALQLQHLVTEGLTFKLEE; from the coding sequence ATGCGTTATTCCCAATACCTTTTGCCGACCTTAAAAGAAACTCCAGCAGATGCGGAAGTGATCAGTCATCAGTTGATGCTGCGTGCGGGAATGATCCGTAAAGCAGCTGCTGGTATCTACAGCTATTTGCCTTTTGGCCTTCGCTCTTTGCGTAAAATGGAACAGATTATTCGAGAAGAGATGAACCGTGCCGGAGCCATTGAATGCTTGATGCCCATGGCGAATCCCGCTGAATTATGGCAGGAGTCAGGCCGCTGGGAGAAATACGGCAAGGAATTATTGCGATTTAAAGACCGTAAGTCTGCCGACTTCTGTATGGGGCCGACCCATGAAGAGGTTATCACTGATATCATCCGGAATACGGTTAATTCCTATAAACAACTCCCTCTGAATCTCTACCAGATTCAGACCAAATTTCGCGATGAAATTCGTCCTCGCTTTGGGCTGATGCGCGGTCGCGAATTTATCATGAAAGATGCCTACTCTTTTGATCTGGAAGATGCCGGTGCCGATACTTCTTATAAAAAGATGTATCAGGCCTACCGGAATATTTTTAACCGTTGTGGGTTGAAATATCGCTCTGTTGAGGCGGATAGCGGGGCAATCGGTGGGAACTTTTCCCATGAGTTTATGGTTCTGGCTGAATCGGGAGAAGATGGCATCGTTTCATGTGACAGTTGTCAATATGCTGCCAATGTTGAAAAGGCTGAATTGATTTATGCCGGCCTGGAAACACCTCTGGCAACTCAGGAGTTGCGGAAGGTTGATACCCCGGGGCAGAAGACGATTGAACAGGTCGCTGATTTCCTTAAGTCAAGTCCACAACAGTTGGTGAAAACGTTGATTGTTCAGACTTCCGATGATGAAGTGCTGGCAGTTCTGCTGCGTGGTGATCGTGAATTGAACACCATTAAGCTGGCTAATTTTCTTGATGTTGATTGGGTTTTGTTGGCCGAAGAGGATGTTGTCAAGCAGGTGACGGGAGCGCCAATTGGTTTTGCCGGTCCCATCGGGTTGACAATCCGGATTATAGCTGATGCGGAAGTTAAAGGCATCGGCGACTTTGTCGTTGGCGGTAATGCGGTTGACGTTCATTTTGTCGGTGTCAATCTGGACCGTGATTTCGAGGTTAACGAATTTGTCGATATTCGCCAGGCTGTCGCCGGAGATCCTTGTCCTCGTTGTAATGGCGGTAAATTCGAAAGCTGGCGCGGAATTGAAGTTGGTCACATTTTCAAGTTGGGGACCAAGTACTCTGAGGCCATGAATGCTACGGTTCTTGATGCTCAGGGGAAAGCACAACCTTTGGTGATGGGTTGCTATGGAATTGGTGCCGGTCGGACTGTTGCCGCGGCAATTGAGCAAAATCATGATGAGAATGGAATGATGTTGCCGATGCCGCTAGCGCCATTCCAGGTGATGGTGACACTTTTGAACCCCAAGGATGACGATGTCCGTGGGGCCGCAGAAGCTCTTTATCAACAACTGCTTGATCTTGATGTGGAGGTTCTTCTGGATGATCGTGACGAGCGTCCTGGGATCAAATTTAAGGATGCTGACTTGCTTGGGATTCCGCTTCGGGTCACGGTTGGTGCCCGGAATTTAAAAGAGGGGAATGTTGAGCTGAAAGTGAGAAGTAGTGGTGCTATGTCGATGGTTTCTCTCGATGATATTGCCTTGCAGTTGCAGCATCTGGTTACTGAAGGACTGACGTTTAAGCTGGAAGAGTAA
- a CDS encoding DUF4388 domain-containing protein, giving the protein MANQYFTIDHAGFLKLPPEVYRPLGDQPLAVISASSAHLLLGRPEAEGKVLISGVLEEGAVTDLLSYFNMFRKTGILTIQLDGGLKCLYFQQGEIVFATSSFASEDLGEVLFSLGKIEKQALQELRSLVNKNTPLGKLLVERGIVAPKDLWLAARSQVEYIIYTLFSANSGGFYFQSQPIEQEQILRLSMSTQNIIMEGLRRLDEKALFMRKIISLQYYPQETGKEASDLSQTEARLMNAAQSGQRNAQDLFRQVGLREFDGMRILFGLIERRLIRMEETPTTEIEGVLGQILAAYNSLFKVIFVRVLKVSPQFPQEVAQSLRDLPQPYSFVLRDVELQEDGTLDGHRIVENLVGLEEGDKKKLLADSLCEVAFTETMALRRDLDAEQARPLIARVQEVTTKIREMIGRSE; this is encoded by the coding sequence ATGGCAAATCAGTATTTTACGATCGATCATGCTGGTTTTTTGAAATTACCTCCGGAGGTTTATCGACCGTTGGGAGACCAGCCTTTGGCTGTTATCTCTGCTTCTTCTGCACATTTACTGCTCGGGCGTCCTGAGGCAGAAGGAAAGGTCCTGATTTCCGGAGTGCTGGAGGAAGGTGCTGTTACAGACCTGCTCTCTTATTTTAACATGTTTCGTAAAACCGGCATCCTGACTATTCAGCTGGATGGTGGCTTAAAATGCCTCTATTTTCAGCAGGGAGAAATTGTTTTTGCTACCAGCTCTTTTGCAAGTGAAGATTTGGGAGAGGTGTTATTTTCGCTTGGGAAGATTGAAAAACAAGCGTTGCAGGAATTGCGTTCACTGGTCAATAAGAATACCCCTCTTGGTAAGTTGCTGGTTGAGCGCGGTATTGTTGCTCCCAAGGATCTCTGGTTAGCTGCACGCAGCCAGGTGGAATATATTATTTACACTCTTTTTTCAGCCAATTCCGGTGGTTTTTATTTTCAATCCCAGCCTATTGAGCAAGAGCAGATTCTCCGTTTGTCGATGAGCACCCAGAATATCATTATGGAGGGGTTACGCAGGCTGGATGAAAAAGCTCTGTTTATGCGCAAAATTATTTCCCTCCAGTATTATCCTCAGGAAACGGGTAAGGAAGCATCTGATCTGAGTCAGACTGAGGCCCGGTTGATGAATGCTGCTCAGAGTGGACAACGAAACGCTCAGGATTTGTTTCGTCAGGTTGGGTTGCGTGAATTTGATGGGATGAGAATCCTGTTTGGCTTGATTGAAAGACGTTTGATCCGGATGGAAGAGACTCCAACGACAGAAATTGAAGGTGTCCTGGGGCAAATTCTGGCAGCGTATAACAGTTTATTCAAAGTTATCTTTGTTCGGGTCCTTAAGGTGAGCCCACAGTTCCCTCAGGAAGTCGCCCAATCTTTGCGTGATTTACCACAACCCTATTCATTTGTTTTAAGAGATGTTGAGTTGCAGGAAGACGGCACTCTTGATGGCCATCGGATTGTTGAGAATCTGGTTGGTCTTGAAGAGGGAGACAAGAAAAAGTTGCTGGCAGATTCACTCTGCGAAGTTGCTTTTACGGAAACGATGGCTTTGCGGCGGGATCTGGATGCCGAGCAGGCCAGACCATTGATAGCCCGGGTACAGGAAGTCACGACTAAAATTCGGGAGATGATCGGGAGAAGTGAATGA
- the pyrF gene encoding orotidine-5'-phosphate decarboxylase, which translates to MKQEARKRLIFALDVDDFTAAEEWVKKLHENVGLFKIGKQLFTRCGPEVVRMVQDYGGDVFLDLKYHDIPNTVAKAGVEACKLGVRIFNVHALGGEEMMRKTVAEVDAYCAESGSERPMLLAVTILTSSTEQTLRGVGIDRPVEEMVVLLAQLTKAAGFDGVVASPKEAEMIRAACGPDFAIITPGVRPLFSTMDDQKRVTTPAEAIAAGATALVIGRPISAAADPLEAAGKILLEIEDALAS; encoded by the coding sequence ATGAAGCAAGAGGCTAGGAAACGTCTTATTTTTGCACTGGATGTTGATGATTTTACTGCAGCTGAGGAATGGGTAAAAAAACTGCATGAAAACGTCGGCCTGTTCAAAATCGGGAAACAACTGTTTACCCGTTGTGGTCCTGAAGTTGTGAGGATGGTTCAAGATTATGGCGGAGATGTTTTTCTTGATCTGAAATATCATGATATTCCCAATACCGTTGCAAAGGCGGGAGTTGAGGCCTGCAAACTTGGGGTCAGGATTTTCAACGTTCATGCTCTTGGTGGTGAAGAGATGATGCGAAAAACGGTTGCAGAAGTTGATGCATATTGTGCAGAAAGTGGCAGTGAAAGGCCGATGCTGCTGGCTGTGACAATTCTTACGTCATCAACTGAACAGACCCTGCGTGGAGTCGGGATCGACCGCCCTGTGGAAGAAATGGTTGTGCTTCTGGCTCAGCTGACAAAAGCAGCTGGATTTGACGGTGTTGTTGCTTCTCCGAAGGAAGCTGAAATGATCAGGGCAGCTTGCGGTCCTGATTTCGCAATTATTACCCCTGGCGTCCGTCCTCTTTTTTCGACTATGGATGACCAGAAAAGAGTGACCACTCCAGCAGAGGCCATTGCGGCGGGAGCGACTGCTCTGGTGATTGGTCGCCCGATTTCTGCCGCTGCAGATCCCTTGGAGGCAGCGGGGAAAATTTTACTTGAAATTGAGGACGCATTGGCAAGCTGA
- the rlmB gene encoding 23S rRNA (guanosine(2251)-2'-O)-methyltransferase RlmB translates to MADYLYGINPVSEAFQGEGRKPLALLVVRGERNDRLNDLVDQAKQRELKVTFFERRELDRLAGHSHHQGVLLSLMPYRYSSFDDLFQCWRDSGRPAFFLLLDGVTDPHNFGAILRSAEVAGCHGVIVAKDRSCPVTSVVEKTAAGSLSHLLLCQVTNLSRAIDDLKKAGIWCYGLAGDEGAQDIYSVNLKGDLALVVGSEGKGMRPNVRNHCDGLLSIPMLGQVGSLNASVAAGIALFEVVRQNRCE, encoded by the coding sequence ATGGCTGACTATCTTTACGGAATCAATCCGGTCTCCGAAGCTTTTCAGGGGGAGGGACGCAAGCCGCTTGCTCTTCTGGTTGTAAGGGGTGAACGGAATGACCGTCTGAATGATCTGGTTGATCAGGCAAAGCAGCGAGAGCTGAAGGTGACATTCTTTGAGCGCCGTGAACTTGATAGGCTCGCTGGACATAGTCATCATCAGGGTGTTCTGTTGAGTCTTATGCCTTACCGTTATTCAAGTTTTGATGATCTTTTTCAGTGTTGGCGGGATAGTGGCCGCCCAGCATTTTTTCTTTTGCTTGATGGTGTGACCGATCCTCACAATTTTGGAGCGATTTTGCGCAGTGCCGAGGTGGCTGGATGTCATGGTGTCATTGTTGCCAAGGATCGTTCTTGTCCTGTGACCTCTGTGGTTGAAAAAACTGCGGCCGGTTCCCTCTCTCACTTGCTTCTTTGTCAGGTAACGAACCTGTCGCGTGCCATTGATGATTTAAAGAAAGCAGGCATTTGGTGTTATGGGTTGGCTGGAGATGAGGGAGCTCAAGATATTTACTCTGTAAATTTGAAAGGGGATTTGGCTCTGGTTGTTGGCAGTGAGGGGAAAGGGATGCGTCCAAATGTCCGCAATCATTGCGATGGATTGTTGTCGATTCCGATGTTGGGGCAAGTTGGTTCTTTGAATGCTTCAGTCGCTGCTGGTATCGCCTTGTTTGAGGTCGTTCGCCAGAACCGTTGTGAGTAG
- a CDS encoding L-serine ammonia-lyase, iron-sulfur-dependent, subunit alpha, producing MNLLKIILEQEVYPALGCTEPTAVAYVASIASSKLRRPLERIEISVDPGVYKNGLAVTVPNTNGEKGNLIAGVLGALIRQPERKMQILDGGSAELIERAKELIRAKRGTITCDAEQRGLHIEVVVADDTSVVKAVVTGNHTNLVLLEKDGEVIFSAAPSEDVLNKFDYKKMLKGMRIADLADLAAQLDEDDYAYLLEGVRYNQKMSDQGLEIKKVGYYLADLKAKGYLQDDVFSSSKILTASAADGRMDGLNLPVMSSGGSGNQGIVAILVPYNVGLWFKIDERRIVESIALSHLVNSYIKCYTGSLSPICGCSIAAGVGAAVAIVYQQAGKNIDQMTLAVNNLISDLGGMLCDGAKGGCALKVVSSTDSAIRSAYMALNNHGITSIEGFIGRTAEETIQNLSRISDVGMAGVDATMIQIMQEKNK from the coding sequence ATGAACTTACTTAAAATAATCCTTGAACAAGAAGTCTATCCTGCCTTGGGTTGTACCGAGCCAACAGCTGTGGCTTATGTGGCCAGCATTGCTTCCAGTAAATTAAGGCGCCCTCTTGAGCGTATTGAGATCAGCGTCGATCCTGGTGTTTATAAGAATGGCTTGGCGGTGACAGTGCCGAATACTAATGGTGAAAAAGGTAATTTAATAGCAGGAGTTCTTGGCGCTTTGATTCGTCAGCCCGAACGGAAAATGCAAATTCTGGACGGCGGATCTGCTGAGCTTATTGAGCGGGCAAAAGAGCTTATTCGTGCAAAAAGGGGAACAATTACCTGTGATGCTGAGCAGCGGGGTTTACATATTGAGGTTGTGGTTGCGGATGACACCTCTGTTGTCAAAGCTGTCGTGACAGGAAATCATACGAATTTGGTTTTGTTGGAAAAAGATGGTGAGGTTATCTTTAGTGCTGCCCCCTCTGAAGACGTATTGAATAAGTTTGACTATAAAAAAATGCTTAAGGGAATGAGAATTGCTGATCTGGCCGATCTGGCTGCACAGCTTGATGAGGATGATTATGCTTACCTCCTGGAGGGAGTTCGTTATAATCAGAAGATGTCGGATCAAGGGCTGGAGATTAAAAAAGTTGGATATTATCTTGCTGATTTAAAGGCAAAAGGGTATCTCCAGGATGATGTTTTTTCATCCAGCAAAATTTTAACTGCTTCTGCGGCAGACGGTCGAATGGATGGTCTTAATCTCCCTGTTATGTCAAGTGGTGGGAGCGGCAATCAAGGTATCGTTGCTATTCTCGTCCCTTATAATGTTGGCCTCTGGTTTAAAATTGATGAACGAAGGATTGTCGAAAGTATCGCCCTCTCACATCTTGTGAATAGCTATATTAAGTGCTATACAGGAAGTCTGTCACCCATCTGTGGGTGTTCTATCGCTGCAGGTGTTGGGGCTGCAGTTGCTATTGTCTATCAGCAGGCAGGTAAAAACATTGATCAGATGACCCTTGCTGTCAATAACCTGATCAGTGATCTTGGGGGGATGCTTTGTGATGGTGCTAAGGGGGGATGTGCGCTCAAGGTGGTCAGCTCCACTGATTCTGCAATCCGTTCAGCCTATATGGCTTTGAATAACCATGGGATCACATCAATTGAGGGTTTTATCGGTCGGACTGCTGAAGAGACAATTCAGAATTTAAGCCGTATTAGTGATGTGGGCATGGCTGGAGTTGACGCAACTATGATTCAGATTATGCAAGAAAAAAACAAGTAA
- the tuf gene encoding elongation factor Tu: MSKEKYERTKPHVNIGTIGHVDHGKTTLTAAITSVLAAKMGSGEIKAFDQIDNAPEERERGITIATAHVEYETEARHYAHVDCPGHADYVKNMITGAAQMDGAILVVSAADGPMPQTREHILLARQVGVPAMVVFLNKADMVDDEELLELVEMEIRELLSSYDFPGDDIPVIAGSALAALEGRDDEIGKDKVLELMDAVDSYIPEPERAVDRPFLMPVEDVFSISGRGTVATGRVERGIIKVQEEVEIVGMKDTTKTVVTGVEMFRKLLDQGQAGDNCGILLRGVKRDDIERGQVLAKPGSITPHTKFKAEAYILTKEEGGRHTPFFKGYRPQFYFRTTDVTGVVELPEGVEMVMPGDNIAMTAELITPIAMDKELRFAIREGGRTVGAGVVSEVVE; this comes from the coding sequence ATGTCCAAGGAAAAGTACGAAAGGACAAAGCCGCACGTCAACATTGGAACCATCGGTCATGTTGACCACGGCAAAACAACACTGACGGCAGCCATCACCAGCGTCCTCGCTGCAAAGATGGGTAGTGGTGAAATTAAGGCATTTGATCAGATTGACAACGCACCGGAAGAGCGCGAGCGCGGTATTACCATCGCCACAGCTCACGTCGAGTACGAGACAGAAGCCCGTCATTATGCTCACGTTGACTGCCCGGGTCATGCCGACTACGTTAAAAACATGATCACTGGAGCTGCTCAGATGGATGGAGCAATCCTGGTTGTTTCCGCAGCTGACGGTCCCATGCCCCAGACCCGCGAGCATATCCTCCTGGCCCGCCAAGTTGGTGTTCCTGCCATGGTTGTGTTTTTGAATAAAGCCGACATGGTTGATGACGAAGAACTGCTGGAGTTGGTCGAAATGGAAATTCGTGAACTGCTCTCCAGCTACGACTTCCCTGGAGACGATATTCCCGTTATTGCCGGCTCTGCCCTTGCCGCCCTCGAAGGCCGCGATGATGAAATCGGCAAAGATAAAGTCCTGGAGCTGATGGATGCCGTTGACAGCTACATTCCCGAGCCTGAGCGTGCCGTTGATCGTCCATTCCTGATGCCGGTAGAAGATGTTTTCTCCATCTCCGGTCGTGGAACCGTAGCAACCGGACGTGTTGAGCGCGGGATTATCAAGGTTCAGGAAGAAGTAGAAATCGTCGGTATGAAAGACACCACCAAGACCGTCGTAACCGGCGTTGAAATGTTCCGTAAGCTTCTTGATCAAGGTCAAGCTGGCGATAACTGCGGTATCCTGCTCCGTGGCGTCAAGCGTGACGACATTGAGCGTGGTCAAGTTCTCGCTAAGCCCGGAAGCATCACCCCTCACACAAAATTCAAGGCAGAAGCCTATATCCTCACCAAAGAAGAAGGTGGTCGTCATACCCCATTCTTTAAAGGGTATCGTCCTCAATTCTATTTCCGCACCACAGACGTGACCGGGGTTGTAGAATTGCCAGAAGGTGTTGAGATGGTTATGCCGGGTGACAATATTGCGATGACAGCAGAATTGATCACACCGATAGCTATGGATAAAGAACTGCGCTTTGCAATCCGCGAAGGAGGCCGCACCGTCGGCGCCGGAGTGGTTAGTGAAGTTGTTGAGTAA
- the rpmG gene encoding 50S ribosomal protein L33 produces MRDIVTLACTECKQRNYTTTKNKRNTPDKLEFNKYCRFCRKHTPHKETK; encoded by the coding sequence ATGCGTGACATTGTCACTCTTGCTTGTACTGAGTGCAAGCAGCGGAACTACACCACAACAAAGAATAAGCGGAACACTCCGGATAAACTGGAGTTTAATAAATACTGTCGCTTCTGTCGCAAGCATACTCCCCATAAAGAAACAAAGTAA
- the secE gene encoding preprotein translocase subunit SecE: MIAKLNEFFANVKVEIKKVTWPSKKDTYASTTVVIVLVLICAVFLGGVDMILSRLIRLILG, encoded by the coding sequence ATGATTGCGAAATTAAACGAGTTTTTTGCCAACGTCAAAGTAGAAATCAAAAAGGTTACTTGGCCGTCGAAAAAAGATACTTATGCTTCGACGACAGTTGTGATTGTGTTGGTTTTAATCTGCGCGGTCTTCCTTGGTGGTGTTGATATGATTCTTTCGCGTCTTATCCGTCTGATCCTCGGTTGA
- the nusG gene encoding transcription termination/antitermination protein NusG: MEMKWYGVHTYSGYENKVKLSLEERIRSAGVEDLFGEVLIPSEAVVEMRKGERKTSMRKFFPGYILVRMVLTDETWHVVTGTAKVTGFVGGGQKPPVISDAEVAKITNRMEEGVEKPKPKVEFEIGETVRVVDGPFLNFTGMIEDVRPDRGTLKVMVSIFGRVTPVELEFIQVEKTS; encoded by the coding sequence ATGGAAATGAAATGGTACGGCGTGCATACCTACTCAGGGTATGAAAATAAAGTCAAGCTTAGCTTGGAAGAGCGAATTCGCTCTGCTGGTGTTGAGGATCTTTTTGGCGAAGTTCTCATTCCTTCAGAGGCTGTCGTAGAAATGCGCAAGGGTGAGCGTAAGACCTCGATGCGTAAATTCTTTCCCGGGTATATTCTGGTGCGGATGGTTTTGACTGACGAAACTTGGCATGTTGTCACTGGCACGGCCAAGGTTACAGGGTTTGTTGGCGGTGGGCAGAAACCGCCAGTGATTTCTGATGCTGAGGTTGCGAAAATTACAAATCGGATGGAAGAGGGGGTTGAGAAGCCGAAACCGAAAGTTGAGTTTGAGATTGGTGAGACCGTTCGTGTTGTGGACGGACCTTTTCTTAATTTCACAGGAATGATCGAGGATGTTCGCCCAGATCGGGGAACCTTGAAGGTCATGGTCAGTATTTTCGGTCGGGTTACTCCCGTTGAGTTAGAGTTTATACAGGTTGAAAAAACCAGCTGA
- the rplK gene encoding 50S ribosomal protein L11: protein MAKKIVGQIKLQIPAGKANPSPPVGPALGQHGVNIMEFCKNFNAKTQDQDGLIIPVVITVFADRSFSYITKTPPAAVLLLRAAKLKKGSGVPNKEKVGKVTKDQVLEIARLKMPDLNAFSEEAAMRIIEGTARSMGIEVA, encoded by the coding sequence ATGGCCAAAAAGATTGTTGGGCAAATTAAGTTGCAAATTCCAGCTGGAAAGGCAAATCCATCACCACCGGTTGGCCCTGCACTTGGGCAGCATGGTGTTAATATCATGGAGTTTTGCAAGAATTTCAATGCAAAAACACAAGATCAGGATGGCTTGATTATCCCTGTAGTTATTACTGTTTTTGCAGATCGTTCCTTCTCGTATATCACCAAGACGCCGCCGGCTGCCGTATTACTGTTGCGTGCAGCAAAGTTGAAAAAAGGTTCCGGCGTCCCGAATAAAGAGAAGGTCGGTAAGGTCACCAAGGATCAGGTTCTCGAAATAGCTCGCCTGAAAATGCCTGACCTCAATGCTTTCTCAGAAGAGGCTGCTATGCGGATTATTGAAGGTACTGCTCGCAGCATGGGAATTGAAGTCGCCTGA
- the rplA gene encoding 50S ribosomal protein L1: MATGKNIKKAKEMVDRSRLYEIDDALEILKKGSFAKFDETVEVSVKLGVDPRKADQMIRGAVVLPNGLGKDVRVLVFAKGEKAQEAEAAGADFVGSDDLAEKIQGGWFDFDTAIASPDMMGVVGKIGRVLGPRGLMPNPKVGTVTMDLARAVQEAKSGKVEYRVEKAGIIHAPVGKVSFDAQKLKENILLLVDVLVKAKPSTAKGTYLKKISLSSTMGAGINLDISQLQTLFK; the protein is encoded by the coding sequence ATGGCAACAGGTAAAAATATCAAAAAAGCTAAAGAGATGGTCGATCGTTCCCGGCTTTATGAGATCGATGACGCCCTTGAGATTCTTAAGAAGGGGTCTTTTGCAAAATTCGATGAAACGGTCGAAGTGAGTGTTAAGCTCGGTGTTGACCCCCGTAAAGCCGATCAGATGATTCGTGGCGCAGTCGTGTTGCCAAATGGTCTGGGCAAGGATGTTCGGGTTCTCGTTTTCGCAAAAGGTGAGAAAGCGCAAGAGGCAGAAGCGGCTGGAGCGGACTTTGTCGGCTCTGATGACCTTGCTGAAAAAATTCAAGGTGGTTGGTTCGATTTTGATACGGCAATTGCCTCTCCTGATATGATGGGTGTTGTTGGTAAGATTGGCCGGGTATTGGGACCACGAGGTTTGATGCCTAACCCCAAAGTTGGTACTGTAACCATGGACTTGGCTCGGGCTGTTCAGGAGGCAAAATCAGGTAAAGTGGAATACCGTGTCGAAAAGGCCGGAATTATTCATGCCCCCGTTGGTAAGGTTTCTTTTGATGCGCAAAAACTTAAAGAAAATATTCTTTTACTGGTTGATGTTTTAGTTAAGGCAAAGCCATCAACAGCGAAGGGAACTTACCTGAAGAAGATATCGCTTTCCAGTACGATGGGCGCAGGTATTAATCTCGATATTTCACAGCTGCAGACCTTATTTAAATAG
- the rplJ gene encoding 50S ribosomal protein L10 has product MNRTEKEQIVQELAQRLAETPATFLADYRGINVEQATQLRRELTQVGVEYRVVKNNLLKLAAQGTPSEGLQTYCSGPTSIALSGDDPVAPAKILSKFAKEVDAFELKAGVLSGKLMSVAEIGALAALPSREELLAKALSSMNAPVTNFVGTMAAIPRSLVQVLNAIGQNKAA; this is encoded by the coding sequence ATGAATAGAACAGAGAAAGAACAAATTGTTCAAGAGCTTGCTCAGCGGTTAGCTGAAACTCCCGCAACTTTTCTTGCGGATTACCGTGGTATTAATGTTGAGCAGGCGACCCAGCTTCGGCGTGAGTTGACGCAGGTTGGTGTTGAATACCGAGTTGTTAAAAACAACTTGCTGAAGCTTGCAGCCCAAGGAACTCCATCTGAGGGACTACAGACCTATTGCTCCGGTCCTACATCTATAGCGTTATCAGGTGATGATCCGGTTGCTCCAGCAAAAATTCTAAGTAAATTCGCTAAGGAAGTTGATGCCTTTGAGCTTAAGGCCGGTGTTCTTAGTGGTAAACTTATGTCTGTTGCTGAAATCGGTGCATTGGCAGCTCTACCGAGTCGCGAAGAGTTGCTGGCAAAAGCATTGAGCTCTATGAATGCTCCGGTCACCAACTTTGTTGGGACTATGGCTGCTATTCCACGCTCATTAGTTCAGGTGCTGAATGCAATCGGTCAAAATAAAGCTGCATAA
- the rplL gene encoding 50S ribosomal protein L7/L12, giving the protein MAAITKEQVVEFIENMTVLEMSEFVKELEEKFGVSAAAPVAVAAAPAADAAGGAEEKTEFDVILASFGDKKINVIKAVRAITGLGLKEAKELVDGAPGTVKEGASKDEAEEVKKQLEEAGATVELK; this is encoded by the coding sequence ATGGCTGCAATTACTAAAGAGCAAGTTGTAGAATTTATTGAGAATATGACTGTCCTGGAAATGTCAGAATTTGTAAAAGAGCTGGAAGAAAAGTTCGGCGTTTCTGCTGCTGCACCGGTTGCTGTTGCTGCTGCACCTGCGGCTGATGCTGCTGGTGGTGCTGAAGAGAAGACTGAGTTTGATGTTATTCTCGCCAGCTTTGGTGACAAAAAGATTAATGTTATTAAAGCGGTCCGCGCTATTACCGGCCTTGGCTTGAAAGAAGCGAAAGAACTTGTTGATGGTGCTCCCGGTACTGTTAAGGAAGGTGCTTCTAAAGATGAGGCTGAAGAAGTCAAGAAGCAACTGGAAGAAGCTGGTGCCACAGTGGAGCTGAAATAA